A single region of the Populus nigra chromosome 2, ddPopNigr1.1, whole genome shotgun sequence genome encodes:
- the LOC133681870 gene encoding cytochrome b561 and DOMON domain-containing protein At5g47530-like, with amino-acid sequence MDKSLTTLLFSCTLLISLCVPSLAQTCGNYTFSGNRSYSTCNDLPQLSCSLHWNYHPSNLTADIAFRKSGASTSNWISWALNPSWQAMAGSQALVAYQHPNGSILAYTTQLNKNPNMQPGRLSFDVPSIAAEFSSNGDMIIFATLQLTDSLRLTNQVWQEGPMNGGNPGEHPTNGQNGKSMGTVDFINGSVTTTGGTTSKQRKRNVHGVLNAVSWGILMPVGIIIARYLKVFKSAGPAWFYLHVMCQTSGYAVGIAGWATGIKLGSDSPGISYDTHRNLGMIIFALGTLQVLALLLRPKPDHKYRLYWNIYHHTIGYTTVILSIANIFEGFDVLDSEDNWKKAYTGVLIFLVVVAAVMEAVTWFIVIKRKQAASSDKHVNGENVYGSRAQQTA; translated from the exons ATGGATAAGTCTTTAACAACTCTGTTGTTTTCTTGCACTTTACTGATCTCCTTATGTGTCCCATCTCTGGCTCAAACTTGCGGAAACTATACTTTCTCTGGAAACCGATCGTACAGCACTTGCAATGACCTTCCACAGTTGAGCTGTTCTCTTCACTGGAATTACCACCCATCGAACTTGACAGCTGATATTGCATTTCGCAAATCTGGAGCATCGACATCTAACTGGATATCATGGGCTCTAAATCCTAGCTGGCAAGCGATGGCTGGTTCACAGGCTCTTGTAGCGTACCAACACCCCAATGGCTCCATTCTTGCTTACACTACCCAGTTaaataaaaacccaaatatGCAACCTGGTAGATTGAGTTTCGATGTCCCCAGTATTGCCGCGGAGTTTTCCTCCAATGGGGATATGATAATATTTGCAACACTTCAGCTTACAGATAGCTTGCGTTTGACCAACCAAGTTTGGCAAGAAGGTCCTATGAATGGAGGTAATCCTGGTGAACATCCCACCAACGGACAAAATGGGAAATCGATGGGGACTGTAGATTTTATAAATGGATCAGTAACAACAACCGGTGGAACTACCTCAAAACAACGAAAGAGAAAT GTTCATGGAGTATTAAATGCAGTGAGTTGGGGAATTCTTATGCCTGTGGGAATCATTATAGCTAGGTACCTAAAGGTGTTCAAGTCAGCAGGTCCAGCATGGTTTTACCTGCATGTTATGTGCCAAACTTCTGGTTATGCTGTCGGTATTGCTGGATGGGCGACTGGTATAAAACTCGGAAGCGATAGTCCTGGAATTTCCTATGATACCCACAGAAATCTTGGCATGATCATCTTCGCCCTTGGAACCCTTCAG GTGCTTGCCTTGCTTTTGAGGCCAAAGCCAGACCACAAATACAGACTGTATTGGAACATATACCACCACACCATCGGATATACTACCGTGATTCTGAGCATTGCTAACATCTTTGAGGGATTTGATGTTTTGGACAGTGAGGATAACTGGAAAAAGGCTTATACTGGTGTTCTAATATTTCTTGTGGTTGTGGCGGCTGTTATGGAAGCAGTTACTTGGTTCATTGTGATTAAGAGAAAGCAGGCTGCAAGTTCTGATAAGCATGTTAATGGAGAAAATGTATATGGCTCCAGGGCACAGCAGACTGCGTAA